Below is a genomic region from Ruania alba.
ACGTCAGATCGCTGACAGCCTCGCGAGCTGTTTCGACAATGGGTGTGGGCTCGGTGTCATCAGCAGTCAGAGTGTCGACGATGGAAGACACCGCGCCCAGCACGTTCGTCGACGACGACTCGGCATCCGTCGTCGGCACGCCTGCAAGCGCGGTCTGCTGCTCGGCGACCGGTTCGATGGCTTCGCTGGCCCGTTCCGTAACTTGGCTGGCCTGTTCGACGACCTCCGCCGTCGGCTGCGTCACCTGCTCGACCACATCTCCTGCAGGTTCGGTCACCTGCCCAACTACGTTGCCGAGCCCGCCAGCAACCTGAGCCACCGTCTCCCGGAGTGCGCTGGTTGGCCGTTCGTCGACTACCGCGTCCGCAGCGGGTCGAGTGTCCTCAGCGGGGGAAGCCTCGTTGCTGGATGCCGCGCTCTCGTCGTCGGGTGCTGCGCTCTCGTCAGCGGGTGCCGCGCTCTCGTTAGCCGCACCACCGTCGTCAGCGGGTGCGTCACTCTCGTGGGGTGCAACGCCCTCATCGGCACGTGCACCGTCCTCGCTAGCTGCAGCACTCTCGTCGGCGGGTGCACCGTCCTCGACGGGCGCACCCTCAGCTTCCGCAGCCTCGTCTTGCGTTACCTCCGCCTCCGGAACCTCTGGATCCGCAGCCCCCTCGGCTCCGGTCTGTTGGGTGGCAGCCCCCTCATTGCCCGTGCCGGCTACTGCGTTCACGACGTCGGCCACGCCAACTGCATCCGTTGCGTCGCCGACCACGCCAGTCGCCTCGTCCACGACATCCGTTGCAGCTGCATCCGTCGCATCGTCGACCACGCCAGTCGCCTCGTCCACGACATCTGTTGCATCGCCGAGGAGTCCGCCCACGAGCGAGTCTTCGGCCGACGCCGCGGTACTGAAGGCCGAGCCGAGAACGATGGCGCCGAAGAAGGTGATCATGCAGCGCAGGGCCCATAGCAGCGAACGGCGCAGGCCGCCCCCCTGCTGGCCGTCTGTACTGCTGCGCATCTCGAAAGGTCCCCCACTCTTCCTTGGCACTGCCATGCTACTCACATCACACAACTGTGCAACCGGCCGCAGATGAACATCGGGTGATCGACGGGGCGAGCGGCGGGCGTGCGAGGAATGGGGCCGATGAGCAGCTCACGCCAGTGAACGCCAGACCCTGCCGCCGCAGCCGACGACGACGTCGTTGACCTCAGGTGGGAGGAGTACGACGGGCGGTACAACGCCGGGCGCACCGAGTACTTTGCCCCCGCACGGCTCTCCGCCGAACAGGCCCGAGCTGCCGCAGAGCTGGCTGTGCTCGCCCACCAGACCCTGGGTTTGCAACACCTGTCCCGCACGGACATGATCGTCGACCCCGACGGCCTCCCATGGTTCCTCGAGGCGAACGTCGCCCCGGGAATGACCGAGACAAGCTTGTTCCCGCAAGCCGTGCGAGCCGCAGAGGACTCGATCGACCGGCTCTACCTGGAGTTGGCATACGCGGGCCAGCGTACGCAGCGCTGAGCGCCGACTATCCCTCGTCGGAAGGGGCGTCCCGGAGGACTCCCGGGTCGCTCGGGGTCAGGACGCCCAGGATGCGGTTCAGGTCCTGCACGCTCGCGAACTCGATGCTCACGTGCCCCTTGCGCTGTCCGAGGTTGACCTTCACCTTGGTGTCGAGCTTGTCCGAGAGACGGCTTGCGAGCTCGCTGAGCGCGGCCGCGTTCGCACCGGCACGCGGCCGACGTCGCATCTCGGGCTGGAGGGCCTCGTCGCCGAGGGTCACGATCTCTTCCGTGGCTCGCACGCTCAGGCCTTCCGCCACGATCCGCTGGGCGAGTCGCTCCATCGCGGCGCCGTCGGGCAGCCCGAGCAGCGCCCGGGCGTGGCCGGCACTCAACACCCCGGCAGCGACCCGCCGCTGTACCAAGGGCGGCAGCTTGAGCAGCCGCAACGTGTTGCTGATCTGCGGGCGGGAGCGAGCGATCCGTGCGGCAAGCTCGTCGTGAGTGCAGGCGAAGTCCTCGAGGAGCTGCTGGTACGCGGCCGCCTCCTCCAGCGGGTTGAGCTGGACACGGTGCAGGTTCTCCAGGAGTGCATCCCGGAGCATGTCGTCCTGCGCGGTGTCGCGAATGATGGCCGGCACGGTGTCGTTGCCAGCCAGTCGGGACGCTCGCCACCGCCGCTCACCCATGATGAGTTCGTAGGTGGCCGCGCCGTCGACATCGGTGCCGGCCGGCCGCACCACGACGGGCTGGAGCACCCCGACCTCGCGGATGGAACTGGCAAGCTCGTTCAGCTCGTCATCATCGAAGATCTGCCGTGGCTGGCTCGCGTTCGGGTGTATGGCCTCCACCGGGACTTCCGCGAAACGAGCGCCCGGTACGGCCACCAGATCGTCGTCGCTCGGTCGTTCGTCATCCGTGGGTGCTGCAGCGCGTCGGGACGGCGGGCCGCGGTGCGCAGGCGGCTCGGGCGCCTCACCCGGTCCGGCGGGATCACTGACGGCGGTCGTGACGGTCGCACGTGCCGTTTGAGTCTGCTCGTGGTCACGCCCGGCAGACTCGGCCTCAAGCTCGGCCAGGAGCTGCTCACTGGCACTGATGGGCGCAGCTCTGTTCGAGGTCCCGTTGGAGCCGGCCGCGTCGGTGTCGGTCGAGGGTGACGCGACCTGTGTC
It encodes:
- a CDS encoding ParB/RepB/Spo0J family partition protein encodes the protein MTERRRGLGRGLGALIPTGAGGAGQRPVDVFFPDQERTDEKAGTGADHVAATEEEASRDLAADVAGGESSINGHPAPNERAATQVASPSTDTDAAGSNGTSNRAAPISASEQLLAELEAESAGRDHEQTQTARATVTTAVSDPAGPGEAPEPPAHRGPPSRRAAAPTDDERPSDDDLVAVPGARFAEVPVEAIHPNASQPRQIFDDDELNELASSIREVGVLQPVVVRPAGTDVDGAATYELIMGERRWRASRLAGNDTVPAIIRDTAQDDMLRDALLENLHRVQLNPLEEAAAYQQLLEDFACTHDELAARIARSRPQISNTLRLLKLPPLVQRRVAAGVLSAGHARALLGLPDGAAMERLAQRIVAEGLSVRATEEIVTLGDEALQPEMRRRPRAGANAAALSELASRLSDKLDTKVKVNLGQRKGHVSIEFASVQDLNRILGVLTPSDPGVLRDAPSDEG